A single genomic interval of Zingiber officinale cultivar Zhangliang chromosome 4A, Zo_v1.1, whole genome shotgun sequence harbors:
- the LOC121970023 gene encoding uncharacterized protein LOC121970023 isoform X2 produces MKRWLPAGEEGHSQLSHRSKLPASTNHYHEGIICSRTGEETPCRKYPLSRGSPRLQPPSGSREIRELTVGEHYTVREPFAEVLAAHTSHQSCCRRRAGEDREAGNLGAAGKETRGREKRKQIG; encoded by the coding sequence atgaaacgGTGGCTACCAGCCGGAGAAGAAGGACACAGCCAGCTTTCTCACCGCTCGAAACTCCCTGCTTCTACAAACCACTACCACGAGGGGATCATCTGCAGTAGAACCGGAGAGGAAACACCTTGCCGGAAATACCCACTCAGCAGAGGAAGCCCTAGATTGCAACCGCCGTCAGGAAGTCGAGAGATAAGGGAACTCACCGTCGGAGAACACTACACCGTCAGAGAACCCTTTGCTGAGGTCCTCGCCGCGCACACTAGCCACCAGAGTTGCTGCCGTCGCCGAGCTGGAGAAGATCGGGAAGCAGGAAATTTGGGGGCTGCGGGGAAGGAAACACGAGGAAGAGAAAAACGCAAACAG
- the LOC121970023 gene encoding uncharacterized protein LOC121970023 isoform X1 has protein sequence MKRWLPAGEEGHSQLSHRSKLPASTNHYHEGIICSRTGEETPCRKYPLSRGSPRLQPPSGSREIRELTVGEHYTVREPFAEVLAAHTSHQSCCRRRAGEDREAGNLGAAGKETRGREKRKQREMVDHFLW, from the coding sequence atgaaacgGTGGCTACCAGCCGGAGAAGAAGGACACAGCCAGCTTTCTCACCGCTCGAAACTCCCTGCTTCTACAAACCACTACCACGAGGGGATCATCTGCAGTAGAACCGGAGAGGAAACACCTTGCCGGAAATACCCACTCAGCAGAGGAAGCCCTAGATTGCAACCGCCGTCAGGAAGTCGAGAGATAAGGGAACTCACCGTCGGAGAACACTACACCGTCAGAGAACCCTTTGCTGAGGTCCTCGCCGCGCACACTAGCCACCAGAGTTGCTGCCGTCGCCGAGCTGGAGAAGATCGGGAAGCAGGAAATTTGGGGGCTGCGGGGAAGGAAACACGAGGAAGAGAAAAACGCAAACAG